The Desulfovibrio sp. genome has a window encoding:
- a CDS encoding KH domain-containing protein: MLKDLIEYVARSLVDNPDAVQVKEIEGEQTSVIELKVAKEDLGKVIGKQGRTARAMRTILGAASTKARKRSVLEILE; this comes from the coding sequence ATGTTGAAAGACCTGATAGAATACGTCGCCAGGTCGCTTGTCGATAACCCCGACGCCGTGCAGGTGAAGGAGATCGAGGGCGAGCAGACGTCGGTTATCGAGCTCAAGGTCGCCAAAGAGGACCTGGGCAAGGTGATCGGCAAGCAGGGGCGCACGGCCAGGGCCATGCGCACCATCCTGGGAGCGGCGTCCACCAAGGCGCGCAAGCGCTCGGTGCTGGAAATCCTGGAATAG
- the rpsP gene encoding 30S ribosomal protein S16, producing MAMKLRLTRMGSKKRPFYRIVAMDSATRRDGRALDYVGHYNPMVEPAEITVDAEKVAKWIERGAKPTDTVAALLRKAGVKQ from the coding sequence ATGGCTATGAAACTGAGACTTACCAGAATGGGTTCCAAGAAGCGTCCCTTTTACCGCATCGTCGCCATGGACAGCGCCACCAGGCGCGATGGCCGTGCGCTGGACTACGTCGGGCACTACAACCCGATGGTCGAGCCTGCCGAGATCACTGTGGACGCCGAAAAGGTTGCCAAGTGGATCGAGCGCGGCGCAAAGCCCACCGATACGGTGGCGGCGCTGCTGCGCAAGGCCGGCGTGAAGCAGTAG
- the rimM gene encoding ribosome maturation factor RimM: MTQTKLVVIGGVVKPHGIRGEFSVVNHADSPALYSPGRRLGIRAPGKPERYVEVLTCRPHQGRLLLTIKGVTDRDAADALRGMEVVMPADDLPELSEGEVYLHEIVGFDVVLEDGAKVGVLEGFLDVPGQDLWVIRSPEGKEILLPAHEETVPEIDMDLRRVVIAPPPGLLEL, encoded by the coding sequence TTGACTCAAACCAAGCTGGTGGTCATCGGTGGGGTGGTGAAGCCCCACGGTATCCGGGGGGAGTTCAGCGTGGTCAACCATGCTGACTCCCCTGCGTTGTATTCGCCGGGCAGGCGTCTGGGAATTCGTGCGCCCGGCAAGCCGGAACGCTACGTGGAGGTGCTGACCTGCCGTCCCCATCAGGGAAGGCTTCTTCTCACCATCAAGGGCGTGACGGACAGGGACGCCGCCGACGCCCTGAGAGGGATGGAAGTGGTGATGCCAGCTGACGATCTGCCGGAACTGTCGGAAGGCGAGGTCTACCTGCACGAGATCGTCGGGTTCGACGTGGTGCTGGAGGACGGAGCCAAGGTAGGCGTGCTGGAGGGATTCCTGGACGTACCGGGCCAGGACCTGTGGGTGATCCGCTCCCCCGAGGGCAAGGAGATACTCCTGCCCGCCCACGAGGAGACTGTGCCGGAGATAGACATGGACTTACGGCGCGTGGTCATTGCGCCGCCTCCGGGGCTTCTGGAACTGTAA
- a CDS encoding restriction endonuclease, with amino-acid sequence MIDFKEISSPEVWELFTRDFLADMGFDIVSSPDRGADGGKDFIVSERVVGLASVHRLLTMVSCKHNIFSGKSVKESDEQNILERMKAFRADCFIGMYSTLPSAALNTRLQRLVDSGQIKSFKVYDHRLIEKELIEDSNSKLLLRYFPESYSVIKPIHNIVDEYVPALCEICGEDLLKKSVHNEYSANVVFAYNRDSEIIEKVYCACKGRACDSYLENQLFEKGLMTRWIDLQDLFIPGRFLQHILGVMNEMRDGYDKYTDSAWKEHRDILIAVAQRVLRVTTKRERDRMLTLLQLNF; translated from the coding sequence ATGATTGACTTCAAAGAAATTTCTTCTCCAGAAGTTTGGGAATTGTTTACCAGAGATTTTCTGGCAGACATGGGCTTTGATATTGTTTCTTCTCCTGATCGCGGGGCTGATGGGGGGAAAGATTTTATCGTATCTGAAAGAGTTGTTGGCTTGGCGTCAGTACATAGGTTGCTAACTATGGTCAGCTGCAAGCACAATATTTTTTCAGGTAAGTCTGTGAAAGAATCTGATGAGCAAAACATCCTTGAGAGGATGAAGGCCTTTAGAGCAGACTGTTTTATAGGAATGTATTCTACACTGCCAAGTGCAGCGTTAAACACAAGGCTCCAGCGGTTGGTCGACAGTGGCCAAATTAAGTCTTTTAAAGTTTATGACCATAGGTTGATTGAAAAAGAATTGATAGAGGATAGTAATAGCAAGTTGTTACTTAGGTATTTCCCGGAGTCATACAGTGTTATTAAGCCTATTCATAATATTGTTGATGAGTATGTTCCAGCGCTATGTGAAATTTGTGGAGAAGATTTATTAAAAAAGTCAGTTCACAATGAATACTCAGCAAATGTAGTTTTTGCATATAATAGAGATAGTGAAATAATTGAAAAAGTTTATTGCGCTTGTAAAGGAAGGGCATGTGATTCATATCTTGAAAATCAATTGTTCGAAAAAGGACTGATGACACGATGGATAGACTTACAGGATCTGTTTATCCCCGGAAGGTTTTTACAGCATATCTTGGGTGTGATGAATGAGATGCGAGATGGCTATGATAAGTACACGGATTCTGCATGGAAGGAGCATAGGGATATTTTGATTGCTGTAGCTCAACGTGTTCTCAGGGTTACAACTAAGAGAGAGCGTGACCGGATGCTAACCTTGTTGCAGCTTAATTTTTAA
- the ffh gene encoding signal recognition particle protein, with amino-acid sequence MFESLQDRLESVFKKIRGHARLDEDNIQEALREVRLALLEADVNFKVVKAFTERVKERALGQDVMKSLTPGQMVVKIVHDEILALLGGEAQTVDFRHKPLIIMMVGLQGSGKTTTTSKLALWLRRNHKRKPYLVPADVYRPAAIDQLHKLAAQLDFPAYPSTTEMKPVDICRDAVDKAAQAGHDVVILDTAGRLHIDEPLMEELKAIKDAVGPHEILFVADAMTGQDAVTVADSFNARLDISGVVLTKMDGDARGGAALSIKEVTGKPIKFVGVGEKASDLEIFHPDRAASRILGMGDILSLIEKAQEEFDVGEAQEMERKLRQAQFTLDDFRTQMRRVKKLGSIESIMKMIPGMGKLTKQLGEIQMPEKEMARLEAIISSMTKKERLEPKVINQSRKERIAKGSGTQVGDVTALLKNFEQMRMMMQRMMGGGKMPKMGGMPGGRMPGGMPGMAGMGGMAGMAGAMSGKGSPTKKKKDKRKKKKKR; translated from the coding sequence ATGTTCGAAAGCCTGCAAGACCGCCTCGAGTCGGTATTCAAAAAGATACGCGGCCACGCCCGCCTGGATGAGGACAACATCCAGGAGGCCCTGCGCGAGGTGCGCCTAGCCCTCCTGGAAGCTGACGTAAACTTCAAGGTGGTCAAGGCCTTCACCGAGCGCGTGAAGGAACGCGCCCTGGGCCAGGACGTGATGAAGTCCCTCACGCCCGGGCAGATGGTGGTCAAGATCGTCCACGACGAGATCTTGGCGCTTCTGGGCGGCGAGGCCCAGACCGTGGACTTCCGCCACAAGCCGCTCATCATCATGATGGTCGGCCTGCAGGGCTCGGGCAAGACGACCACCACCTCCAAGCTGGCCCTGTGGCTGCGGCGCAACCACAAGCGCAAACCCTATCTGGTCCCTGCCGACGTGTACCGTCCCGCGGCCATCGACCAGTTGCACAAGCTGGCCGCGCAGCTCGATTTCCCGGCCTATCCGTCCACCACGGAAATGAAGCCCGTGGACATCTGCCGCGACGCGGTGGACAAGGCCGCCCAGGCCGGACACGATGTGGTCATCCTGGACACCGCCGGGCGTCTGCACATCGACGAGCCCCTCATGGAGGAGCTCAAGGCCATCAAGGATGCCGTGGGACCCCACGAAATCCTCTTCGTGGCCGACGCCATGACCGGCCAGGACGCCGTGACCGTGGCCGACAGCTTCAACGCGCGGTTGGATATTTCCGGCGTCGTACTCACCAAGATGGACGGTGACGCCCGTGGCGGCGCGGCCCTTTCCATCAAGGAAGTCACGGGCAAGCCCATCAAGTTCGTGGGCGTTGGCGAAAAGGCCTCGGACCTGGAGATCTTCCACCCGGACCGCGCCGCGTCGCGCATTCTGGGCATGGGCGACATCCTTTCGCTCATCGAAAAAGCCCAGGAAGAATTCGACGTGGGCGAGGCCCAGGAGATGGAGCGCAAGCTCCGCCAGGCCCAGTTCACCTTGGACGACTTCCGCACCCAGATGCGCCGGGTGAAGAAGCTTGGGTCCATCGAGTCCATCATGAAGATGATCCCGGGCATGGGCAAGCTCACCAAGCAGCTGGGCGAAATCCAGATGCCTGAGAAAGAGATGGCCCGCCTGGAAGCCATAATAAGCTCCATGACCAAGAAGGAGCGCCTTGAGCCCAAGGTGATAAACCAGAGCCGCAAGGAACGCATCGCCAAGGGGTCCGGCACCCAGGTGGGCGACGTGACGGCTCTGTTGAAGAATTTCGAGCAGATGCGCATGATGATGCAGCGCATGATGGGTGGCGGCAAGATGCCCAAGATGGGCGGAATGCCGGGCGGGCGCATGCCGGGCGGAATGCCCGGGATGGCCGGCATGGGCGGAATGGCTGGAATGGCCGGCGCCATGTCCGGCAAGGGCAGCCCCACCAAGAAGAAAAAGGACAAGCGCAAGAAAAAGAAGAAGCGCTAA